The following proteins are encoded in a genomic region of Salvia splendens isolate huo1 unplaced genomic scaffold, SspV2 ctg182, whole genome shotgun sequence:
- the LOC121789236 gene encoding pre-rRNA-processing protein TSR2-like — translation MNNHRMTPEAAAQFGDGIQMVLSRWAALRMAIENGWGGRDSLQKSQQLGHNLFNFLTQSKDQVYIDDVEDILYEFMDSLNTEIQDGSVEEVCRKFMVMREECLEGQFDSIKKLRETNVPSVSYTRQPNSDDEEDSDEDDAIIENNMSAMEVDAPQPQRQLDHNLTDIVADESSTKDTPQVVDGWTVVSKKSKGRKK, via the exons ATGAACAACCACCGTATGACTCCGGAGGCAGCGGCGCAATTCGGTGATGGAATTCAGATGGTTCTTTCTCGGTGGGCTGCACTGCGGATGGCCATCGAAAACGGGTGGGGTGGCCGCGACTCTCTCCAGAAATCGCAGCAGCTCGGCCACAacctcttcaatttcctcacTCAATCGAAAG ATCAAGTGTATATTGATGATGTAGAGGATATACTTTATGAATTCATGGACTCTCTCAATACTGAGATTCAGGACGGCAGTGTAGAGGAGgt TTGCAGAAAGTTTATGGTAATGCGTGAAGAATGTTTAGAAGGTCAGTTTGATTCGATAAAGAAGCTGCGAGAAACAAATGTTCCAAGTGTTTCGTATACCAGACAG CCCAACAGCGATGACGAGGAAGACAGTGATGAAGATGATGCAATTATAGAGAACAATATGTCAGCAATGGAAGTTGATGCTCCACAACCACagcgccaattggatcacaatctGACTGATATTGTGGCTGATGAAAGTAGCACGAAAGATACTCCTCAAGTTGTGGATGGATGGACTGTTGTTTCAAAAAAGAGTAAAGGGAGAAAGAAGTGA